From Canis aureus isolate CA01 chromosome 7, VMU_Caureus_v.1.0, whole genome shotgun sequence, a single genomic window includes:
- the SESN1 gene encoding sestrin-1 isoform X2: protein MRLAATANAAYTASLAVSELLGCKQCGGGRGQDEELGIRIPRPLGHGPSRFIPEKEILQVGSEDAQMHSLFADSFAALGRLDNITLVMVFHPQYLESFLKTQHYLLQMDGPLPLHFRHYIGIMAAARHQCSYLVNLHVNDFLHVGGDPKWLNGLENAPQKLQNLGELNKVLAHRPWLITKEHIEGLLKAEEHSWSLAELVHAVVLLTHYHSLASFTFGCGISPEIHCDGGHTFRPPSVSNYCICDITNGNHSMDEMQVNSAGNVSVSDSFFEVEALMEKMRQLQECRDEEEASQEEMASRFEIEKRESMFVFSSDDEEVTPARDVSRHFEDTSYGYKDFSRHGMHVPTFRVQDYCWEDHGYSLVNRLYPDVGQLIDEKFHIAYNLTYNTMAMHKDVDTSMLRRAIWNYIHCMFGIRYDDYDYGEINQLLDRSFKVYIKTVVCTPEKVTKRMYDSFWRQFKHSEKVHVNLLLIEARMQAELLYALRAITRYMT from the exons ATGCGCCTGGCCGCCACCGCGAACGCGGCGTACACGGCCTCGCTGGCCGTCTCGGAGCTGCTGGGCTGCAAGCAGTGCGGCGGGGGCCGCGGCCAGGACGAG gaaCTTGGAATTAGAATTCCTCGACCACTAGGACACGGACCAAGCAGATTCATACCAGAAAAGGAG ATTCTCCAAGTGGGGAGTGAAGACGCACAGATGCACTCCTTATTTGCAGATTCTTTTGCTGCTTTGGGTCGTTTGGATAACATTACATTAGTGATGGTTTTTCACCCACAATATCTAGAAAGTTTTCTAAAAACTCAACACTATCTACTGCAAATGGATGGGCCATTACCCTTACATTTTCGGCACTACATCGGAATTATG gCTGCAGCAAGACATCAGTGTTCCTACTTAGTGAACCTCCATGTAAATGATTTCCTTCACGTTGGTGGGGACCCCAAGTGGCTTAATGGTTTAGAGAATGCTCCTCAAAAACTACAAAATTTAGGAGAACTTAACAAAGTGTTAGCCCATAGGCCTTGGCTTATTACCAAAGAACATATTGAG ggaCTTTTAAAAGCTGAAGAGCACAGCTGGTCCCTTGCAGAACTGGTACATGCAGTAGTTCTCCTCACACACTATCATTCTCTTGCTTCATTCACATTTGGCTGTGGAATCAGTCCAGAAATTCATTGTGATGGTGGCCATACCTTCAGACCTCCTTCGGTTAGTAACTACTGCATCTGTGACATTACAAATGGCAATCACAGTATGGATGAAATGCAGGTCAACTCAGCAGGAAATGTTTCG gTAAGTGATTCCTTCTTTGAGGTCGAAGCCCTCATGGAAAAGATGAGGCAGTTACAGGAATGTCGAGATGAAGAAGAGGCAAGTCAGGAAGAGATGGCTTCAcgttttgaaatagaaaaaagggaGAGCATGTTTGTCTTCtcttcag atGATGAAGAAGTCACACCAGCAAGAGATGTATCTCGTCACTTTGAGGATACTAGTTATGGCTATAAGGATTTCTCTAGACATGGGATGCATGTTCCAACATTTCGAGTTCAG gaCTATTGCTGGGAAGACCATGGTTATTCTTTGGTAAATCGCCTTTATCCAGATGTGGGACAGTTGATTGATGAAAAATTTCACATTGCTTACAATCTTACTTATAATACAATGGCAATGCACAAAGATGTCGATACCTCAATGCTTAGACGGGCTATTTGGAACTATATTCACTGCATGTTTGGAATAAG ATATGACGACTATGACTATGGTGAAATTAACCAGCTATTGGATCGTAGCTTTAAAGTTTATATCAAAACTGTTGTTTGCACTCCCGAAAAAGTTACCAAAAGAATGTATGATAGCTTCTGGAGGCAGTTTAAGCACTCTGAGAAG gttcATGTTAATCTGCTTCTTATAGAAGCTAGAATGCAAGCAGAACTCCTCTACGCTCTGAGAGCCATTACCCGCTATATGACCTGA